A genomic segment from Tachysurus fulvidraco isolate hzauxx_2018 chromosome 21, HZAU_PFXX_2.0, whole genome shotgun sequence encodes:
- the puraa gene encoding purine-rich element binding protein Aa has product MADRDSGSEQGGAATGPALSSMHAVAGGAGSASGLQHDTQELASKRVDIQNKRFYLDVKQNAKGRFLKIAEVGAGGNKSRLTLSMSVAVEFRDYLGDFIEHYAQLGPSNPDAVQDEPRRALKSEFLVRENRKYYMDLKENQRGRFLRIRQTVNRGPGLGSAQGQTIALPAQGLIEFRDALAKLIDDYGVEDEPAELPEGTSLTVDNKRFFFDVGSNKYGVFMRVSEVKPTYRNSITVPYKVWAKFGSTFCKYAEEMKKIQDKQRERRVCEQQQQPGEMHPDDGDED; this is encoded by the coding sequence ATGGCGGACAGAGACAGTGGAAGTGAGCAGGGAGGAGCGGCTACGGGCCCGGCTCTGAGCTCCATGCACGCTGTGGCAGGAGGGGCGGGCTCGGCTTCCGGCCTGCAGCACGACACACAGGAGCTCGCGTCCAAGCGCGTCGATATCCAGAACAAGCGCTTctacctggacgtaaagcaaaACGCGAAAGGCCGCTTCCTAAAGATCGCCGAAGTGGGGGCCGGTGGCAACAAGAGCCGCCTGACGCTCTCCATGTCGGTGGCCGTCGAGTTCCGAGACTACCTCGGGGACTTTATCGAGCACTACGCGCAGCTGGGGCCCAGCAACCCAGACGCGGTGCAAGACGAGCCGAGGCGAGCGCTCAAGAGCGAGTTCCTGGTGCGCGAGAATCGGAAGTATTACATGGATCTGAAGGAGAACCAGCGCGGCCGCTTCCTGCGGATCCGACAGACGGTAAACCGGGGGCCTGGCTTGGGCTCGGCGCAGGGCCAGACCATCGCGCTGCCGGCGCAGGGTCTCATTGAGTTCCGCGACGCGCTCGCCAAACTTATCGATGACTACGGCGTGGAGGATGAACCTGCCGAGCTGCCAGAAGGCACGTCGCTCACTGTGGACAACAAGCGCTTCTTCTTCGACGTGGGCTCCAACAAGTACGGCGTGTTCATGCGCGTGAGCGAGGTGAAGCCCACGTACCGCAACTCGATCACGGTGCCCTACAAAGTGTGGGCCAAGTTCGGAAGCACGTTCTGTAAATACGCCGAGGAGATGAAAAAGATTCAAGACAAGCAGCGGGAGCGGAGGGTGTGCGAGCAGCAACAACAGCCGGGAGAGATGCACCCGGACGATGGGGATGAGGATTGA